In Holophagales bacterium, one DNA window encodes the following:
- the eda gene encoding bifunctional 4-hydroxy-2-oxoglutarate aldolase/2-dehydro-3-deoxy-phosphogluconate aldolase: MSATTERLARLPVIPVIVLDHENDAEPLAEALLAGGLDRIEVTLRTPAALAALGRIRRAFPEMLVGAGTVVTREQAQQCLDLGVSFAVAPGFNPETVRLFAHGGVPFVPGVLSPSEIEAAYSHGCTLQKFFPAEAAGGVKMLRALAGPYESLGIRFCPTGGVSLDNMKEYLSLPQVFAVGGSWLATKQQIAEKRWSLVTQQTREALSRAREVVP, from the coding sequence ATGAGCGCGACGACCGAACGGCTGGCCCGCCTGCCGGTGATCCCGGTGATCGTGCTGGACCACGAGAACGACGCCGAGCCCCTCGCCGAAGCGCTGCTCGCCGGCGGTCTCGACCGGATCGAGGTGACGCTGCGCACGCCGGCCGCGCTGGCGGCGCTCGGGCGCATCCGGCGCGCCTTTCCCGAGATGCTGGTGGGCGCCGGCACGGTGGTGACGCGAGAGCAGGCACAGCAGTGCCTCGACCTCGGCGTCTCCTTCGCGGTGGCGCCGGGCTTCAACCCGGAGACCGTCCGGCTCTTCGCTCACGGCGGCGTGCCGTTCGTTCCCGGCGTGCTCTCGCCCTCCGAGATCGAGGCGGCGTACTCCCACGGCTGCACTCTGCAGAAGTTCTTTCCGGCCGAAGCGGCCGGCGGCGTGAAGATGCTGCGCGCCCTGGCCGGGCCGTACGAGTCGCTCGGCATCCGCTTCTGCCCGACGGGCGGCGTCTCCCTGGACAACATGAAGGAGTACCTCTCCCTGCCCCAGGTCTTCGCGGTCGGTGGCTCCTGGCTGGCGACGAAGCAGCAGATCGCCGAGAAGCGGTGGTCGCTCGTCACTCAACAGACCCGGGAAGCCCTGTCCCGGGCGCGCGAGGTCGTTCCATGA
- a CDS encoding Gfo/Idh/MocA family oxidoreductase — protein sequence MSGEIGFGIVGAGMVARYHARALAATRGARLVAICRAEASRAAEISAELGVPCAASFEALLDHPGVDAICLCTPSGLHADQAQAAARAGKHVLVEKPMALDLADADRMIAACRVAGVRLGVVLQRRTDPALVELHDAIRAGELGRLVLATATVPYFRPPSYYDSAAWRGTWSLDGGGALMNQGIHLVDLLLWLMGGEAEVVGASGGTSVHDIEVEDCVVAALRFPDGARGSIVATTAAAPGFPHRLEVYGSAGGAQLEGETLVRWEGAAPRIRAAKPTPQSAGAGGSPAGIDTLGHTRILQDFVAAIRAGREPLVDGSAGRRSLALVLAIYEAAGLAGGRR from the coding sequence ATGAGCGGAGAGATCGGCTTCGGGATCGTCGGTGCGGGGATGGTCGCCCGGTATCACGCACGAGCGCTCGCGGCGACGCGCGGCGCCCGTCTCGTCGCGATCTGCCGTGCGGAGGCGTCGCGCGCCGCCGAGATCTCCGCGGAGCTCGGCGTGCCGTGCGCGGCGAGCTTCGAGGCCCTGCTCGACCACCCCGGTGTCGACGCCATCTGTCTGTGCACGCCGAGCGGCCTTCATGCGGACCAGGCTCAAGCAGCGGCCCGGGCGGGAAAGCACGTGCTCGTCGAGAAGCCGATGGCGCTCGACCTTGCCGACGCCGATCGGATGATCGCCGCCTGTCGCGTGGCCGGGGTGCGCCTGGGCGTCGTCCTGCAGCGCCGCACCGACCCCGCCCTCGTCGAGCTCCACGACGCGATCCGTGCGGGGGAGCTCGGACGCCTCGTCCTCGCGACGGCGACGGTCCCCTATTTTCGGCCGCCGAGCTACTACGACAGCGCGGCCTGGCGCGGCACCTGGTCGCTCGACGGCGGTGGGGCGCTGATGAACCAGGGCATCCACCTCGTGGACCTCCTGCTGTGGCTCATGGGAGGGGAGGCGGAGGTCGTCGGTGCTTCGGGTGGCACCTCGGTGCACGACATCGAGGTCGAGGACTGCGTGGTCGCGGCGCTGCGCTTCCCGGATGGCGCTCGCGGCTCGATCGTTGCCACCACGGCCGCGGCTCCGGGCTTTCCGCACCGCCTCGAGGTCTACGGCAGCGCTGGTGGGGCGCAGCTCGAAGGGGAAACCCTGGTTCGTTGGGAGGGCGCCGCGCCGCGGATCCGTGCCGCCAAGCCGACGCCGCAGAGCGCCGGGGCGGGAGGGAGCCCTGCCGGAATCGACACGCTCGGCCACACCCGGATCCTGCAAGACTTCGTTGCCGCGATTCGCGCGGGTCGCGAGCCGCTTGTCGACGGCTCGGCGGGTCGCCGCAGCCTCGCGCTGGTGCTCGCAATCTACGAGGCCGCCGGCCTCGCCGGAGGGAGACGCTGA
- a CDS encoding L,D-transpeptidase family protein encodes MRLKVIALLLALLTVIALLAWANWPEAAPLPAGTRVERIVVRKAERVMELESGGVVVRRYRVSLGRVPVGAKEREGDRKTPEGLYRIDDRNPRSCCHLSLHISYPSPEDTRRAAARGESPGSLIMIHGLRNGFGWLGRLHRLADWTYGCIAVTDAEMDELWRVVADGTPILITP; translated from the coding sequence ATGCGATTGAAGGTCATCGCCCTGCTGCTCGCGCTTCTCACCGTCATCGCTCTTCTCGCCTGGGCGAACTGGCCGGAGGCGGCGCCGCTCCCGGCGGGGACGCGGGTCGAGCGGATCGTGGTGCGGAAGGCCGAGCGGGTGATGGAGCTCGAGAGCGGCGGTGTGGTGGTGCGCCGCTATCGCGTGTCGCTCGGGCGCGTGCCGGTCGGAGCGAAGGAGCGCGAGGGCGACCGCAAGACGCCGGAGGGGCTCTACCGCATCGACGACCGGAACCCGCGAAGCTGTTGCCACCTGTCGTTGCACATCTCCTACCCGTCGCCCGAGGACACGCGCCGGGCCGCGGCGCGCGGCGAGAGCCCCGGCAGCCTCATCATGATCCACGGCCTGCGCAACGGCTTCGGCTGGCTCGGTCGACTGCATCGTCTCGCCGACTGGACCTACGGCTGCATCGCCGTCACCGATGCCGAGATGGACGAGCTCTGGCGCGTCGTGGCCGACGGGACGCCGATTCTCATCACCCCCTGA
- the uxaC gene encoding glucuronate isomerase, with the protein MSRLIHERFLLQSEEAFRLYQEHAANLPIIDYHTHLPPAEIAADRGWENISQVWLNGDHYKWRQMRTNGVAERFCTGDASDREKFDAFAGILPYLLRNPLYHWCHLELARYFGIDDLLLSATTADEVWERTSEVFRRGLSPRALIEKSNVLALCTSDDPADSLVHHRALAADDTFAPRVLPAWRPGRLLALAEPSSWNVYLDELGAAADVEIASFDDLLAALRVRRDVFHQAGCRLSDHALVAALFAPAAPREVRAGFDRLRSGKVLSPDDHDRLMTALLLELGALYAEKGWTMQLHIGALRDNNRARFAALGADSGFDSIGDRTYAEPLVRFLDALDSAGNLPRTILFNLNPRDNEMLASMLGCFEDGSVAGKMQLGPAWWFLDQRDGIERQLEAISQLGSLRRFVGMVADSRSFLSFTRHEYFRRVLCNRLGAEMAAGLLPRDFDLVGALVEDVCFRNAERFFGFELPSRRGAATSATASGEEAPYASLPG; encoded by the coding sequence ATGAGCCGCCTGATCCACGAGAGGTTCCTGCTGCAGAGCGAGGAGGCGTTCCGGCTCTACCAGGAGCACGCGGCGAATCTGCCGATCATCGACTACCACACGCATCTGCCGCCCGCCGAGATCGCGGCCGATCGCGGCTGGGAGAACATCAGCCAGGTCTGGCTCAACGGCGACCACTACAAGTGGCGCCAGATGCGCACCAACGGCGTCGCCGAGCGCTTCTGCACGGGCGACGCGAGCGATCGCGAGAAGTTCGACGCCTTCGCCGGCATCCTGCCCTATCTGCTGCGCAACCCGCTCTACCACTGGTGCCATCTCGAGCTCGCCCGCTACTTCGGCATCGACGACCTCCTGCTCAGCGCGACGACCGCCGACGAGGTGTGGGAGCGGACCTCCGAGGTCTTCCGCCGCGGGCTCTCGCCGCGCGCGCTGATCGAGAAGAGCAACGTGCTCGCGCTCTGCACCTCCGACGACCCGGCCGATTCGCTGGTGCATCATCGGGCGCTCGCTGCCGACGACACCTTCGCCCCGCGGGTGCTCCCCGCCTGGCGTCCCGGGCGCCTTCTGGCGCTCGCCGAGCCGTCGTCGTGGAACGTCTACCTCGACGAGCTCGGCGCCGCCGCCGACGTCGAGATCGCGTCCTTCGACGATCTGCTCGCCGCCCTCCGCGTGCGCCGCGACGTCTTCCACCAGGCGGGTTGCCGCCTTTCGGATCACGCGCTCGTCGCCGCCCTCTTCGCGCCGGCCGCGCCGCGCGAGGTCCGCGCCGGCTTCGACCGGTTGCGGAGCGGCAAGGTGCTCTCGCCCGACGACCACGACCGCCTGATGACGGCGCTGCTCCTCGAGTTGGGAGCTCTCTATGCCGAAAAGGGCTGGACGATGCAGCTCCACATCGGCGCGCTGCGGGACAACAATCGAGCGAGGTTCGCCGCCCTCGGGGCCGACAGCGGGTTCGACTCGATCGGCGATCGGACCTACGCCGAGCCGCTCGTCCGTTTCCTCGACGCCCTCGACTCGGCGGGGAATCTGCCGCGGACGATCCTGTTCAACCTCAATCCGCGCGACAACGAGATGCTGGCCTCGATGCTCGGCTGTTTCGAGGACGGCTCGGTGGCGGGGAAGATGCAGCTCGGTCCGGCCTGGTGGTTCCTCGACCAGAGAGACGGGATCGAGCGTCAGCTCGAAGCGATCTCCCAGCTCGGCTCGCTGCGCCGCTTCGTCGGCATGGTCGCCGACAGCCGGTCGTTCCTCTCGTTCACCCGTCACGAGTACTTCCGCCGTGTCCTCTGCAATCGGCTCGGCGCCGAGATGGCCGCCGGCCTCCTGCCGCGCGACTTCGATCTGGTCGGTGCGCTGGTCGAGGACGTCTGTTTCCGCAACGCGGAGCGGTTCTTCGGATTCGAGTTGCCGTCCCGCCGCGGCGCCGCGACGAGCGCAACGGCCTCGGGGGAGGAGGCTCCGTACGCGTCCCTGCCGGGCTGA
- the garD gene encoding galactarate dehydratase produces MSLDPPAERPRYLRQHLADNVAVVVNERGVAAGALFDDGLRAAEAIPPSHKVALRPIAEGEAVRRYGQVIGTARRALGAGCWVREADLMMPEPPALDALPCSTDVPPPAPPLEGYTFEGYRNADGSVGTRNLLGITTTVQCVTGVLEHAVRRIRAELLPRYPHVDDVVALTHEFGCGVAFDAIGADIPIRTVHNLARNPNLGGQALVVGLGCEMLQAAQVIAAGGEGLDLDEPWLYRLQDSNGGFDEMIERILALAERRLHKLDQRRRETFPASALVVGMQCGGSDAFSGITANPALGFASDLLVRAGATVLFSEVTEVRDAVHLMTSRARDERVAQALIREMEWYDRYLERGRSDRSANTSPGNKAGGLSNIVEKALGSVAKSGGAAIEGVIAPGERAQGRGLQFCATPASDFVCGTLQLAAGMNLHVFTTGRGTPYGLAMAPVVKVSTRSDLARRWPDLIDLDAGRIASGERSVEELGWELFHLYLEVASGRKKTWSEVHRIHNALALFNPAPLT; encoded by the coding sequence ATGTCGCTTGACCCGCCCGCGGAACGCCCGCGCTATCTCCGCCAGCATCTGGCCGACAACGTCGCCGTCGTCGTCAACGAGCGCGGCGTCGCGGCCGGCGCGCTCTTCGACGACGGCCTGCGCGCGGCCGAGGCGATTCCTCCGAGTCACAAGGTGGCGCTCCGGCCGATCGCCGAAGGCGAAGCCGTGAGGCGCTACGGGCAGGTCATCGGCACGGCGCGGCGCGCCCTCGGCGCCGGATGCTGGGTGAGGGAAGCGGACCTGATGATGCCGGAGCCGCCCGCGCTCGATGCGCTTCCCTGTTCGACCGACGTGCCGCCACCGGCCCCGCCGCTCGAGGGGTACACCTTCGAGGGCTACCGGAACGCGGACGGGAGTGTCGGGACGCGGAACCTCCTGGGCATCACGACGACCGTGCAGTGCGTCACCGGCGTGTTGGAGCACGCCGTCCGGCGGATCCGCGCGGAGCTCCTGCCGCGCTACCCGCACGTCGACGACGTCGTGGCCCTGACGCACGAGTTCGGCTGCGGGGTCGCCTTCGACGCCATCGGTGCCGACATCCCCATCCGCACGGTGCACAACCTGGCGCGCAACCCGAATCTCGGCGGCCAGGCGCTGGTCGTCGGCCTGGGCTGCGAGATGTTGCAGGCGGCGCAGGTCATCGCCGCGGGAGGCGAAGGCCTGGACCTCGACGAGCCTTGGCTCTATCGGCTGCAGGATTCGAACGGCGGCTTCGACGAGATGATCGAGCGGATCCTGGCGCTGGCGGAGCGACGCCTGCACAAGCTCGACCAGCGGCGCCGCGAGACCTTCCCCGCGTCCGCCCTGGTCGTGGGGATGCAGTGTGGCGGCAGCGATGCCTTCTCCGGGATCACGGCGAATCCGGCCCTCGGCTTTGCCTCCGACCTGCTGGTGCGTGCCGGCGCGACGGTGCTGTTCTCCGAAGTGACCGAGGTGCGCGATGCCGTGCACCTGATGACCTCCCGCGCCAGGGACGAGCGGGTGGCGCAGGCCTTGATCCGCGAGATGGAGTGGTACGACCGCTACCTCGAGCGCGGCCGCAGCGATCGCAGTGCGAACACCTCCCCCGGCAACAAGGCCGGTGGTCTGTCGAACATCGTGGAGAAGGCGCTCGGCTCGGTCGCCAAGTCGGGAGGCGCGGCGATCGAGGGCGTGATCGCCCCGGGCGAGCGCGCCCAGGGCCGGGGGCTGCAGTTCTGCGCCACTCCGGCGAGCGACTTCGTCTGCGGCACCCTCCAGCTCGCTGCCGGCATGAACCTCCACGTCTTCACCACCGGCCGGGGAACGCCGTACGGACTGGCGATGGCGCCGGTGGTCAAGGTCAGCACGCGCAGCGACCTCGCCAGGCGCTGGCCCGATCTGATCGACCTCGACGCCGGTCGCATCGCCAGCGGCGAGCGCAGCGTCGAGGAGCTCGGCTGGGAGCTGTTCCACCTCTACCTCGAAGTCGCCAGCGGCAGGAAGAAGACCTGGTCGGAGGTGCACCGGATCCACAACGCCCTGGCGCTGTTCAACCCCGCACCGCTCACCTAG